A genomic stretch from Balaenoptera musculus isolate JJ_BM4_2016_0621 chromosome 9, mBalMus1.pri.v3, whole genome shotgun sequence includes:
- the AGR3 gene encoding anterior gradient protein 3: MMLHSALVLCLLLITVSSNLAIAIKKGKRPPQTLSRGWGDDITWMQTYEEGLFHIQKSNKPLMVIHHLEDCQYCQALKKVFAQNKEIQEMAQNNFIMLNLMHETTDKNLSPDGQYVPRIMFVDPSLTVRADITGRYSNRLYTYEPQDLSLLIENMKKALKLIQSEL, from the exons ATGATGTTACACTCAGCTTTGGTCCTCTGTCTCTTACTCATCACGGTTTCTTCTAACCTTGCCATCGCaatcaaaaagggaaaaagaccTCCTCAGACACTCTCAAGAG GATGGGGAGATGACATCACTTGGATGCAGACTTATGAGGAAGGTCTCTTTCACATTCAAAAAAG TAACAAGCCACTGATGGTTATTCATCACTTGGAGGACTGTCAATACTGCCAAG CACTAAAAAAAGTGTTTgcccaaaataaagaaatacaagaaatggcTCAGAATAATTTCATCATGCTGAATCTCATG CATGAAACCACTGATAAGAATTTATCACCTGATGGACAATATGTGCCTAGAATCATGTTTGTGG ATCCTTCTTTAACAGTCAGAGCTGATATAACTGGAAGATACTCAAACAGATTATATACATATGAACCTCAGGATTTATCGCTAT tgatagaaaacatgaagaaagcATTAAAACTTATTCAATCCGAGTTATAA